GTTTCTGCCCGACAAAATCTTTGATGCGCATTGCCATGTGTGGATCGACAATGAGGTCACTTTTAAGGTACCTGGGTTTCAAGGATCTGTGGGAAGCACCGAGTACTTTCGGCTGATGAACGATCTCCACCCAGATCGCGTCGCGGCAGCCCTGTTGATCTCGTTTGCGATGGGAGACCGTCCGGAGAGTGCAGATCGGATGAACGCGTGGGTGGCAGAACAAACTGCGCAGCGGCCGAATCTGTTCGGCGAGTTTTTTGTGCGTCCCACCGATGACCCGGAATGGGTGCGAAATGAAGTTCAGCGTTTGGGGCTTCACGGACTAAAATGCTATCACTGGTTTGCTGCAAAAAAGCCAACTTGGGAGGCTCGCATTCCAGAATATCTTCCGGAGCAACTCGTCAAGGTTGCCCACGAGGAAGGTTGGGTCATTACGCTTCACGTGGTGCGCTCGCGTGCATGTGCTGACCAAGACAATCTATATTGGGTACGTCGGTACTGCGAGCAATACCCAAATATGCGGCTCATTCTCGCTCATTCGGCGCGCGGATTCCAACCCGCTCATAATCTGGCCGGTCTA
This is a stretch of genomic DNA from Pirellulales bacterium. It encodes these proteins:
- a CDS encoding amidohydrolase family protein encodes the protein MIRQNALTRQTLGLAAPMHRRIPENMINMAAKLSTIELEPSGVARSVDREFFERELATFLPDKIFDAHCHVWIDNEVTFKVPGFQGSVGSTEYFRLMNDLHPDRVAAALLISFAMGDRPESADRMNAWVAEQTAQRPNLFGEFFVRPTDDPEWVRNEVQRLGLHGLKCYHWFAAKKPTWEARIPEYLPEQLVKVAHEEGWVITLHVVRSRACADQDNLYWVRRYCEQYPNMRLILAHSARGFQPAHNLAGLAELQGLDNLYFDTSVNCEPLAHQVILRLFGPKKLLYGTDLPISHLRGRSVGIADSFMFLDEAMPIWKVNHTAIEPVLLGLESLRAIKWACWAEKLGDRAVEDIFWNNAAELFGL